The sequence AGTTTCACTTTCATCCGTATCACAACCACAATCACAAAGTCAATCCCACAATGAAACAAGTGCGAGAATCATATCTCATTCAAACCACAatgtctatgtactccaacaaaccAATGTCAGAACATGCCATAATCTGTACAAAACAATGGCAAGAACATCCAAAACTTCAACGAATAAGACAATATTTTGCAAACTTGTAACAAAATCGCCTTTGGTGCATCTCCTTCCACTTAGAAATTTACTGTTTCTGATGCTATAAAGCTTGCTGGATGATTGGAAGAACAAATGAAGGCTGAAGAAGGCATGAATTCACATGTATGCTAAAACAGATTGAACTCAACATGTAGAGCTCATTAGGATGTACAGGTGCTATGACTAGCATATGAACAAAAAAGACAGTCAAAAATCGACCTCAACTCGAACTTTCAAATGAAACCTGATAGTGTGTGAACTTTTGATTCTGAGTTGAGACAGCAGTGATACCTCGTAATAACCTTACAACTTCACTGGTATCTTCAACGTAGTATTTGGCCTTGCTTGGCTTTTGACCAACTGTACATGCAAAGACTTCGGGAACTGACGGAAATAGATTGCTTGAAGCGGTGTTGTTGATGCTCTCAAACATGTCCTCATCAGATCGGTCATCACCAATGCACATCACAAAGTCCGGTGGCTTCCCACAGTTGCTCAGAGTCCCAAGAAGCTTCTCCACCACCAGCCCTTTACTAACTCCCTGCACATATACAATCTTGTTGTTAGATGCCAGTAGAGCAAGAAAAAGCACCGAAGAACTACGACACGCAAATCTTCCACCATAAGTTTGCACCTGAGGTTTTACTTCAACAATATGTTGACCCCGCTTAACAACCACTGGCTCGTTTGCCAGAACACTCTCAAGATGATCCAGTAGTTCTTTAGCTTGGCAGGGACCAAAGTCATGATCTGCATATTGATGATGCCATACAATTGCACTCTCCTTTACTTCTACAAATGAACCATCTGTGGTATCAGTATATAATTGTATAACTGGTTTCGCTATCTTCATCCAATCAGAATCAGCAACAACTGAATTGGACTCCCACTCAACATCCTTTCTCCACCTATAAGGGAAAAGAAGAGAACCAAATCAATGAAACACGGCAACAACAGAAAACACAAGATTAGGAAGTATGAGTAGCTTTTATGAATTGTACCTGATGAAATAGCCATGTTCAGCAGCAATTCCAAGGTTTTCACATGAGGAAAACCACTCACTAAGAGAATCCCTGCCTCTGCCACTGACAATAAACACAGTGTTATTTGGATCGCTGCACAGGCCATTCAGGATAGATATGGTTTCTTGGCTTGGAGTTTTGTTGACAGATGATTCAGGCATAATGGTGCCATCATAGTCCAAAAATATAGCTCTTCTGTAGGTATTCTTGTAGGATGATACAATATGATTGAATGTCAATTTCCTAAAATTAGGTGAAAGGAAAAGTACACGGAAATTTAGGCCAAATCCAAGAGCCCAGCACCTCTGACTGTAGTAGTCTTTGCATGCTCTCTTCAGATCCTGAGAAAAGCTGTGAGCCCAGTAAGCAACATGATGGGTGCTGACATAACGATAATGTTTTTCATGACGCAACTGTCTCTCTGATTCTCCCAATATAATTGATTGATGAAGAGCATCAGCCACATCCTCAACACTCCAGGGATTGACCCTAAAGGCTCCACTAAGTGATGGAGAGCAACCAACAAACTCAGATACAATAAGTGTGCTTGTGTGTGAACCGCCCACATTGACACCCCTACACTTGTCCATCTCCTCCGTTCCCTGCCTGCAAACTACATACTCATAGGAAACCAAGTTCATGCCATCCCTCACAGCATTCACAATGCAACACTCTGCTGCCACATAGTAAGCAATTCTTTCATAGAAAGGGATAGGCTTGTCAATAAGTACCACTGGATCATAGCCTGGAGTACCATAAGAACTGTTAATCCTTTCAGCTATTGATATTGCTTCTTCTCTTGCTTCCTTCACATCCTTTCCTGTGCTTCTTGCAGGGTTTACAATCTGCACAAGGATAATATTTCCTCTTAAATAGGGACTTCTCTCCAACAAAAGCTCGAAGGCAAGCAACTTCAGGCTAATGCCCTTAAATATATCCATGTCATCGACACCGAGTAGCAACTTCTTCCCCTTGAATTTTTTCTCAATCTCCTGGACCTTTGAAATTGTATGAGGATGATTCAGTACAGAATGAAGCCGGCCTATATGAACACCGACAGAGAGAATCTTGATGCTCACTATGCGTCCATAATATTCGAGTCCTATATAACCACGTTTGGATTCATAATGCAGGCCTAACATCCTGCTACAACAAGAAAGGAAGTGCCGTGCATAATCATATGTCTGGAAGCCAATTAAATCGGCATTAAGCAATGCCTTGAGTATTTCCTCTCTGACAGGCAACGTCCGATAGATTTCGGATGAGGGAAAGGGGCTGTGAAGAAAGAAACCAATTTTGATTCGATTCAGTCGTTTTCTTAGGAATGTTGGAAGAAGCATGAGGTGATAATCATGGATCCACACATAGTCATCATCTGAATTAATTACCTCCAAAACCTTGTCTGCAAATTTTTTATTTGCAGAAACATAGGCTTGAAAAAGAGAATGGTCAAAGAGATCACCCTTATGAAGACCAATAGGAAGCATATAATGGAAAAGAGGCCATAATTGCTTCTTGCAGAACCCGTGGTAATACTTCTTATAAAGATCAGGAGAAAGGAAGGTTGGCATGCACCCATATTCTTCCAATAGCTTTTGAGAAACTACTTCTTGCTCACGGACATCTATATCAGCCTTCAAACATCCAACATATATGACTTCAGTATCATAAGAAAATCCATCTTTCAGTTGTAGCAGTAGTGCATCCTCATCCCATGTGAAGCACCATTCTCCAGTCGTTTGATCTTTCATAGAGTTTAGTGGAAGGAAGTTTGCTACTATGATTTTACGATCACGGAATAGTGATGTGGTAGTACAAGAGTCTTCATCAGTGCATGCTCCTTCATCTGTGTCATTTATTATTCCTGGAGTTGTCATTACTCTAGGAAGTGATTTAATAGACATACTGAAGTCTATTAGATCGTCAGCCCCCATTTCTAAAAGGTTGGCACATGATTTTGACAACATATTTCTCAAAGCTTTCTGGCTTTTAACAAGTCAGTAAAACCACCAAGCAAGAAGCTCCCAGTTCCAATTACTATCTCAAAAGCTTACaagtttaaatatatatatatatgtgtattacTAGATTCAAACCTGTGAAAGCAAACAGATTAGACACATAAGAGAAACCACTAAACAGAATATCAAATTTATGCAGTCGAAACAGAAATATAGACTAGATGAAAGAAGTTTGTACAGTCAGATCAAACTATGAGGTTCGACCTATCATACATCAATAATGATGGAACAATAACTCACTTAGATGGACCCCAGAAAGTAATTTAAGCAAGAGATGAAGAATGGAATAAATGCAAAAAAGATATGAAATTTAGAAATGAAAAGGGATCAGATTCGATTTGTACTAAAAAGAAATCTCATCAATGATTTCATCAACAACAAAGATTATTTTCCAAAGCAAATATGAAAGTATATCTTCTCCTAAGAAGGAAAGATCtaatgatttatatattttaatttatggaatgcaattttccttttttattctgCCTTATACTTGTAATTTCGTTTTCATCTTGTACTTGGAGGGACTAAAAAGAGGAAATGAACTGCAATTGGAGATCACAGAATGATTGAATGAATTAAAATGTTTTTCTCATCCGTAGTGATAACACTACATTTCTTTTAGATGGTAGGATTCCATCATCTATATGCACCCATGAGAAGGTACACAACCTTCGTCTCCGAGTTTATCATCttccctttctctctttctcccaGTCTCCATCtgaaattatataatatatatatacacatatatatatatatatatatatatatatatattcttctttttAGTTCCGTCATGAACAGGCCCTTCATCACACTAATTCTGTCATATCCAATATAAGGAAACCTTACAATCCTGGTAGGAATTATTTCCCATCAACAACATTAACTTCTTATTGATGCAAACTCAAGCAATAAGATTCATCAcctagtcatcatcatcatttttatTCCTATGAACTTACATGCGAAGTTTTCGCATGGAGAAACAAAATCTCAATGAAAATCAAACCAATCTAAGTAACATCAGAATCTTACAGATATTTAT comes from Musa acuminata AAA Group cultivar baxijiao chromosome BXJ3-3, Cavendish_Baxijiao_AAA, whole genome shotgun sequence and encodes:
- the LOC103977461 gene encoding probable alpha,alpha-trehalose-phosphate synthase [UDP-forming] 9, which encodes MLSKSCANLLEMGADDLIDFSMSIKSLPRVMTTPGIINDTDEGACTDEDSCTTTSLFRDRKIIVANFLPLNSMKDQTTGEWCFTWDEDALLLQLKDGFSYDTEVIYVGCLKADIDVREQEVVSQKLLEEYGCMPTFLSPDLYKKYYHGFCKKQLWPLFHYMLPIGLHKGDLFDHSLFQAYVSANKKFADKVLEVINSDDDYVWIHDYHLMLLPTFLRKRLNRIKIGFFLHSPFPSSEIYRTLPVREEILKALLNADLIGFQTYDYARHFLSCCSRMLGLHYESKRGYIGLEYYGRIVSIKILSVGVHIGRLHSVLNHPHTISKVQEIEKKFKGKKLLLGVDDMDIFKGISLKLLAFELLLERSPYLRGNIILVQIVNPARSTGKDVKEAREEAISIAERINSSYGTPGYDPVVLIDKPIPFYERIAYYVAAECCIVNAVRDGMNLVSYEYVVCRQGTEEMDKCRGVNVGGSHTSTLIVSEFVGCSPSLSGAFRVNPWSVEDVADALHQSIILGESERQLRHEKHYRYVSTHHVAYWAHSFSQDLKRACKDYYSQRCWALGFGLNFRVLFLSPNFRKLTFNHIVSSYKNTYRRAIFLDYDGTIMPESSVNKTPSQETISILNGLCSDPNNTVFIVSGRGRDSLSEWFSSCENLGIAAEHGYFIRWRKDVEWESNSVVADSDWMKIAKPVIQLYTDTTDGSFVEVKESAIVWHHQYADHDFGPCQAKELLDHLESVLANEPVVVKRGQHIVEVKPQGVSKGLVVEKLLGTLSNCGKPPDFVMCIGDDRSDEDMFESINNTASSNLFPSVPEVFACTVGQKPSKAKYYVEDTSEVVRLLRGITAVSTQNQKFTHYQVSFESSS